A section of the Pseudomonas fluorescens genome encodes:
- a CDS encoding AprI/Inh family metalloprotease inhibitor encodes MNIYRNAIACCIQALLVLAGAHAMASSLILPSAAQLAGHWQLRQQEQVCELDLIADNGLRGDVLCAQQWLGEQPRTWLPTPDGIWLMNAEGTGITHLNRQKEGEYTATSKSGLALILQRTQ; translated from the coding sequence ATGAACATTTATCGCAACGCAATCGCCTGTTGTATCCAGGCATTGCTGGTGTTGGCAGGAGCCCACGCAATGGCAAGCAGTCTCATTTTACCCAGCGCCGCGCAGTTGGCTGGCCATTGGCAATTACGCCAGCAAGAGCAGGTGTGCGAACTGGACCTGATCGCCGACAACGGCTTGCGCGGTGATGTGCTGTGCGCGCAACAGTGGCTGGGGGAACAACCCCGGACATGGCTGCCCACGCCAGACGGAATATGGTTGATGAACGCCGAGGGTACGGGGATTACCCATCTGAATCGGCAGAAAGAGGGCGAATATACCGCGACCTCCAAGTCCGGATTAGCCCTGATAT